In the genome of Synergistaceae bacterium, one region contains:
- a CDS encoding 4Fe-4S binding protein: protein MQTELRYLKNVSTLSLDPKRCVGCGMCLTVCPRSVFLAEDAKVKIEDRDACIECGACVLNCPVSALSVHPGVGCASAIINGLLSGGEAECTCC, encoded by the coding sequence AAAAAATGTTTCAACTCTGTCTCTGGACCCGAAACGCTGCGTGGGCTGCGGAATGTGTCTGACGGTATGTCCCCGCAGCGTCTTTCTGGCGGAGGACGCAAAGGTGAAAATCGAGGATCGGGACGCCTGCATCGAGTGCGGCGCCTGCGTGCTGAACTGTCCGGTTTCCGCGCTCTCGGTCCATCCGGGGGTGGGCTGTGCTTCCGCGATCATCAACGGCCTGCTCTCCGGTGGAGAAGCCGAATGCACCTGTTGCTGA